One window from the genome of Enterococcus haemoperoxidus ATCC BAA-382 encodes:
- a CDS encoding DUF979 domain-containing protein, translating into MSYFMSSEVLLGEKLLEILYILMGLILIYTGIKNLFDKSNSHRYGTGYFWCALGIVIAGGRFMPSMISGILIFSMTIPAILKKVSKGQSKLPSKEYMQEMSDKLGMKIFVPALSIGVFAIIFALFTKLGALVGVGVGVLVAILILMLYSKNNKPTTFLDDAADMLGTVGPLSMLPMLLASLGAVFTSAGVGTVISSAVGTIVPQGNVVLGIIIYAFGMMLFTIIMGNAFAAITVMTVGIGAPFVLAYGANPALIGMLALTCGYCGTLLTPMAANFNVVPVAMLEMKDKYGVIKNQWFIAIFMFVFQVVYMILFK; encoded by the coding sequence ATGAGCTATTTTATGAGTTCAGAAGTGTTACTTGGTGAGAAATTATTAGAAATTTTATATATTTTGATGGGCTTGATTTTGATTTATACTGGTATCAAGAATTTATTTGATAAAAGTAACTCCCATCGTTATGGGACAGGTTACTTTTGGTGTGCCTTAGGGATCGTGATCGCTGGTGGCCGTTTTATGCCGTCTATGATAAGTGGAATCTTGATTTTTTCTATGACGATTCCAGCAATCTTGAAAAAAGTCAGTAAAGGACAAAGTAAGTTGCCTTCTAAAGAATATATGCAAGAAATGTCAGATAAGTTAGGGATGAAAATTTTTGTTCCAGCATTAAGTATTGGTGTATTTGCTATTATCTTTGCTTTATTTACAAAGCTAGGGGCATTGGTTGGAGTTGGAGTTGGTGTTTTAGTAGCAATTCTGATCTTGATGCTTTATTCTAAAAACAATAAACCAACAACATTTTTAGATGATGCGGCTGACATGCTTGGAACAGTGGGACCATTAAGCATGTTACCAATGCTTTTAGCGTCATTAGGAGCCGTTTTCACTAGTGCAGGTGTTGGAACAGTGATTTCTTCTGCAGTCGGAACGATCGTACCGCAAGGAAATGTTGTACTGGGCATTATTATCTATGCTTTTGGGATGATGCTATTTACAATCATCATGGGGAATGCGTTTGCCGCGATTACTGTGATGACAGTGGGAATTGGCGCTCCTTTTGTTTTAGCCTATGGTGCAAATCCAGCATTGATCGGTATGTTGGCATTGACTTGTGGGTATTGTGGTACATTATTAACACCAATGGCTGCCAATTTTAATGTCGTTCCAGTCGCAATGTTAGAGATGAAAGATAAATATGGTGTCATTAAAAACCAATGGTTTATCGCGATCTTTATGTTTGTATTCCAAGTTGTTTATATGATTTTATTTAAATAA